A window of the Chloroflexus sp. Y-396-1 genome harbors these coding sequences:
- a CDS encoding M23 family metallopeptidase, whose product MLMHSTCRRCALFVLGWLIAGMLSLLVQPTPVLAVPSLVLPTPPGEPWRIIQGYACGTHNGWDRYSLDLAQVNGPTYNAPIRAAAAGTLWHWESRSGTIILAHGNNFFTMYTHLSRPVTTERGFAFAVGDLVGYAGDRGSPGIPHLHFTAFTAAANGWSQRQSVPLRFAEGYDLPEIGGCNQHGGKILTAMALQDPSITFTSEGQPGGWYNVDHQIDFSVAWGGGGLSQAWNAEPPADAPMFPGAFDGYARLADMGEGWHTLYVRAWGPDGRQTLASYGPVGYDISPPTLDTAPVELRLTRLQPTSVTWPAASDDLSGVAGYRVYLGPDPAGESEWFVTEPVLTPPPLTPGVYVLRVKPLDNAGNIGTWQTVATVIVE is encoded by the coding sequence ATGTTGATGCATTCGACGTGTCGGCGCTGCGCTCTCTTTGTGCTGGGCTGGCTGATCGCCGGAATGCTTTCGCTTCTTGTGCAACCGACTCCCGTTCTTGCCGTGCCCTCGCTCGTTTTACCTACTCCACCCGGCGAACCCTGGCGTATCATCCAAGGCTATGCATGTGGCACCCACAATGGTTGGGATCGCTACTCGCTTGATCTAGCTCAGGTAAATGGGCCAACATATAACGCGCCGATTCGCGCTGCGGCTGCCGGTACACTCTGGCATTGGGAGTCACGTAGTGGAACGATTATTCTGGCCCACGGGAACAACTTCTTCACGATGTATACCCATCTCAGTCGTCCGGTAACGACCGAGCGTGGGTTTGCTTTTGCGGTTGGTGATCTGGTGGGGTATGCCGGTGATCGAGGTTCACCTGGTATTCCTCATTTGCACTTCACAGCGTTTACAGCAGCCGCTAACGGTTGGAGTCAACGGCAATCGGTACCGCTGCGGTTTGCCGAAGGCTACGATTTACCAGAGATAGGCGGTTGCAATCAGCATGGTGGCAAAATATTAACCGCGATGGCCTTGCAAGACCCGTCAATCACCTTTACCAGTGAAGGACAACCAGGTGGGTGGTACAACGTTGATCATCAGATTGACTTCAGCGTGGCCTGGGGCGGCGGCGGGTTGAGCCAGGCCTGGAATGCTGAACCACCTGCCGATGCGCCGATGTTCCCCGGTGCATTTGATGGCTATGCACGATTGGCCGATATGGGTGAGGGATGGCATACGCTCTACGTGCGAGCGTGGGGACCTGATGGCCGCCAGACGCTGGCAAGCTATGGGCCAGTTGGATACGATATTTCACCACCAACGCTCGATACAGCTCCGGTAGAGCTACGACTTACCCGTTTACAGCCGACCAGTGTGACATGGCCAGCAGCGAGTGATGACTTGTCCGGGGTGGCCGGTTATCGCGTCTATCTTGGGCCAGACCCGGCGGGCGAGAGTGAGTGGTTTGTTACGGAACCAGTATTGACGCCGCCACCGTTAACGCCTGGCGTGTACGTGCTGCGTGTGAAACCGCTTGATAATGCAGGTAATATCGGGACGTGGCAAACCGTTGCGACGGTGATCGTTGAGTAA
- a CDS encoding low molecular weight phosphatase family protein: MQQQNPSPVPVVLIVGAADTGRAPIAVALLRRLAQEHGQTWQIASAGVVGHDNEPLQPTARDALAVLGLSLDDHLARSLTDDLATSANVLIAVDSGIARVLRGRYPQATVFSLGELAGRNRDIPDPAGMQIGAWLHYSREMEQLLKAGFERIQSVLYGGTPSNEELSPPPPTALPQQPPTSPSARETICNQALRLLDALQTMPDVIDWSAARNRLQTTLAELIPLASGPTDLTMLYVEALNRWLNQRSTVPSAEQIERLRTAIQRLQKPVDQTAVAEIMRWVD; encoded by the coding sequence ATGCAGCAACAGAATCCTTCTCCGGTACCGGTTGTCTTGATCGTAGGCGCTGCTGATACTGGGCGGGCGCCAATCGCCGTTGCCCTGCTCCGTCGCCTAGCTCAGGAGCACGGTCAAACGTGGCAGATCGCTTCGGCTGGCGTGGTTGGTCACGACAATGAACCGCTGCAACCGACAGCTCGTGATGCGCTGGCTGTATTGGGATTATCGCTGGATGATCACCTTGCCCGTTCACTGACCGATGACTTAGCCACTTCTGCAAACGTGCTGATTGCGGTAGACAGCGGCATCGCTCGTGTTCTACGTGGTCGGTATCCACAGGCGACAGTCTTTTCACTCGGTGAACTAGCCGGACGCAATCGTGATATTCCCGACCCCGCCGGGATGCAGATCGGCGCCTGGCTACACTACAGTCGTGAAATGGAGCAGTTGCTAAAAGCTGGCTTCGAGCGGATACAATCCGTTCTCTACGGTGGAACACCTTCTAACGAGGAGCTATCACCACCTCCGCCAACAGCTTTACCACAACAACCTCCGACCTCGCCATCAGCGCGCGAGACGATATGCAATCAGGCCCTACGTCTGCTCGATGCGCTCCAGACAATGCCCGACGTCATTGATTGGTCGGCGGCGCGCAATCGTCTGCAAACGACACTTGCCGAATTGATTCCGCTGGCAAGCGGGCCAACCGATCTGACAATGCTATACGTAGAAGCACTGAATCGCTGGCTCAACCAGCGCAGCACCGTTCCCTCTGCCGAACAGATCGAACGGCTACGGACTGCCATTCAACGGCTACAGAAACCGGTCGATCAGACTGCTGTCGCCGAGATTATGCGTTGGGTAGATTGA
- a CDS encoding endonuclease III domain-containing protein encodes MQEVDQLRSPIVRHLRVSPLDVYQRLVDHFGLLYGPAARQPWWPIISSNPQLEIIIGAVLVQQTRWETVEDALAHLYEAGLIELAALAQAAPELVATLIFPCAFYRQKASGLVALANAIRERYGDVATMLRLPTATLRAELLTLPRIGQETADVIMLYAGQHPLFVIDAYTRRIFGRLMPDQFPWERASYQRVQHVLMSWLPIDAQLFADFHAQLNELAVRYCLSRPRCDGPPARRVYSRQPGRNSFLDRHDGCPLRPVCGWYQQHRQ; translated from the coding sequence ATGCAAGAGGTTGATCAACTCAGATCGCCGATAGTCAGGCACCTTCGCGTCAGTCCGCTCGATGTTTATCAACGACTAGTTGATCATTTTGGTCTCCTCTACGGCCCTGCGGCGCGCCAGCCGTGGTGGCCGATTATTAGTTCTAACCCTCAGCTCGAAATTATTATCGGGGCAGTATTGGTACAACAGACCCGCTGGGAGACGGTTGAAGATGCGCTGGCGCATCTGTACGAGGCCGGGTTGATTGAGTTAGCGGCTCTGGCCCAGGCCGCGCCTGAATTGGTCGCGACCTTGATCTTTCCATGTGCGTTCTATCGTCAGAAAGCCAGTGGTCTGGTTGCGCTTGCCAATGCGATCCGGGAACGTTATGGTGACGTGGCAACGATGCTTCGACTGCCAACAGCTACTCTGCGCGCCGAGTTGCTGACCTTGCCGCGCATTGGGCAAGAGACGGCAGATGTGATTATGCTTTATGCCGGTCAGCATCCCCTGTTTGTTATCGATGCGTACACCCGTCGTATCTTTGGCCGCCTCATGCCAGATCAATTTCCCTGGGAACGGGCTAGTTATCAGCGCGTTCAACATGTTCTTATGTCATGGTTGCCTATCGACGCACAATTGTTTGCCGACTTCCATGCTCAACTCAATGAGTTGGCTGTACGTTACTGTTTGAGCCGGCCACGGTGTGATGGACCACCGGCGCGGCGGGTCTATTCGCGGCAACCGGGCCGGAATAGCTTCCTCGATCGCCACGATGGCTGCCCCCTGCGCCCGGTGTGTGGCTGGTATCAGCAGCATCGGCAATGA
- the chrA gene encoding chromate efflux transporter encodes MFSSLSPLYIFLVFLRLGLTSFGGPVAHLGYFRAELVERRRWIDEATYADLIALCQFLPGPASSQVGIAIGTIRAGLFGGLAAWLGFTLPSALLMIGFAYGVTLLGDPASGWLRGLKVVVVAVVAQAVWQMAQRLCPDRLRASMAIVAAVIMVIWSDARVQLIVITLSGLIGWRFLKLNGIGSSIIKSPVTPRTGLIFGVLFTGLLVGALLVPALNVHPTLTLLAGMVRTGSLVFGGGHVVLPLLEPVVVESGLLNAETFIAGYGAAQAVPGPLLSFSAYIGTVVAAPPGGWLGGVLTLIAIFLPSFLLVWMALPFWAALRARSDAQAALAGINAAVVGILLAALYQPVITSAIRDPVDVALALAAFAALHLWYIPPWLVVFACALIGAIRG; translated from the coding sequence ATGTTTTCATCACTTTCCCCACTGTACATCTTTTTGGTCTTTTTACGCCTAGGATTAACGTCATTTGGTGGACCAGTCGCTCATCTGGGCTATTTTCGCGCTGAGCTGGTTGAACGACGACGCTGGATTGATGAAGCAACGTATGCCGACCTGATTGCGCTCTGTCAGTTTCTACCGGGTCCGGCCAGCAGTCAGGTAGGGATTGCCATTGGAACGATACGGGCTGGTCTGTTCGGTGGTTTGGCAGCCTGGCTCGGTTTTACTTTACCGTCAGCATTGCTCATGATTGGGTTCGCTTACGGAGTAACGTTGCTCGGCGATCCGGCCAGTGGCTGGTTGCGTGGTCTGAAAGTAGTTGTCGTCGCAGTAGTAGCACAGGCAGTCTGGCAGATGGCGCAACGGCTGTGTCCGGATCGGTTGCGAGCAAGCATGGCGATTGTTGCCGCTGTGATTATGGTAATCTGGTCAGATGCGCGCGTTCAATTGATAGTGATAACGCTTAGTGGACTTATCGGTTGGCGTTTTCTAAAACTCAACGGGATTGGTAGCTCCATCATTAAATCACCAGTAACACCGCGTACTGGCCTGATCTTTGGCGTGCTCTTTACCGGTTTACTGGTCGGGGCGTTGCTGGTTCCTGCACTTAATGTTCATCCGACGCTTACGCTGTTAGCCGGCATGGTGCGTACTGGCTCACTCGTATTCGGAGGTGGGCACGTCGTTTTGCCGCTGCTTGAACCGGTAGTAGTAGAGTCTGGTTTGCTAAACGCCGAAACCTTCATCGCCGGTTATGGTGCTGCACAGGCTGTGCCAGGGCCATTACTGAGTTTTAGCGCGTATATTGGGACGGTTGTGGCTGCACCGCCTGGTGGGTGGCTCGGTGGAGTGTTAACGCTCATTGCAATCTTTCTCCCCTCTTTTCTGCTGGTCTGGATGGCGTTACCGTTTTGGGCCGCATTACGTGCTCGATCAGATGCTCAGGCCGCGCTGGCCGGTATCAATGCCGCTGTGGTTGGGATTTTGCTGGCGGCACTATACCAACCGGTGATAACCAGTGCGATTCGTGATCCGGTTGATGTTGCCCTTGCTTTAGCTGCATTTGCCGCCCTACACCTCTGGTATATCCCACCGTGGTTGGTTGTCTTCGCCTGTGCGCTTATCGGCGCAATCAGGGGTTGA
- the glgP gene encoding alpha-glucan family phosphorylase, whose translation MLRFEHEILFTPCPERIARLRELAYNLWWTWHPEAQDLYRSIDPELWELVYHNPVEFLRDVRQRKLEAAANDPAYLKRYDAVLKSFDSYMSAKKTWFSKNYPDAKDTLIAYFSAEFGLHESLPIYSGGLGILSGDHIKEASDMGIPLVGVGFIYPQGYFRQRLDQSGWQFAEYNKLNFADVPALPALDPEGREVVVEVELPGRTIYAKVYKFQVGRNQLLLMDTDIHPNSPQDRELSARLYGGDQEMRISQELVLGVGGVRALRRLGYKPTVWHMNEGHSAFLVLELCRELVAQGYSFEEAMEQVKAHCVFTTHTPVPAGNDAFPLPMIEKFFWSFWPQLNLTRDEFMNLALQEQHWGPTFAMTALALRFSAFHNGVSKLHGHVARGMWQWLYPGRTQDEVPITSITNGVHTATWLAPEIRTLYNSYLGKNWEENLDDPQLWRKVYQIPDETLWNTRQKLKRDLIAFSRQRLQQHYMRLGIPAPVWPVLEENILTIGFARRFATYKRATLLFKDVERLKYILNRPGKPIQIIFAGKAHPKDDPGKQFIQEVYRMAMQPGLAGRIVFLEEYDIAVGRALVQGVDVWLNTPRRPYEASGTSGMKASLNGVPNCSVLDGWWPEAYNGRNGWAVGEEREYANQEEQDWNDALSLYHLLEHEIAPRFYDNRDANGVPVEWVQICKEAIATVAPMFSTRRMLADYMREMYMPVAVQGAIPQL comes from the coding sequence ATGCTGCGGTTTGAACACGAGATTCTGTTCACGCCATGTCCAGAACGAATTGCCCGTCTGCGCGAACTTGCGTACAACCTCTGGTGGACGTGGCACCCCGAGGCGCAAGACCTCTACCGTTCGATTGATCCAGAGCTGTGGGAATTGGTTTACCACAATCCGGTCGAGTTTTTGCGTGATGTTCGGCAACGAAAGCTCGAAGCAGCCGCCAATGATCCGGCGTATCTGAAGCGCTACGATGCGGTGCTCAAGAGCTTTGACAGCTACATGAGCGCGAAAAAGACCTGGTTTAGTAAAAACTACCCCGACGCCAAAGATACGCTGATTGCCTATTTTAGCGCCGAGTTTGGTCTCCACGAAAGCCTGCCCATCTATTCGGGTGGTCTCGGCATCCTGTCGGGCGATCACATCAAAGAGGCCAGTGATATGGGCATTCCACTGGTCGGTGTCGGTTTCATCTATCCACAGGGCTACTTCCGCCAGCGTCTGGATCAGAGTGGCTGGCAATTTGCCGAATATAACAAACTTAATTTTGCCGATGTACCGGCGCTTCCGGCCCTTGATCCAGAGGGGCGCGAGGTTGTTGTCGAGGTTGAATTGCCCGGACGCACGATCTACGCGAAAGTGTATAAGTTTCAGGTTGGACGTAACCAGTTATTGTTGATGGACACTGACATCCATCCCAACAGCCCGCAGGATCGCGAGCTTTCGGCCCGGCTTTACGGTGGCGACCAGGAAATGCGCATTTCACAGGAATTGGTGTTGGGAGTAGGTGGTGTACGGGCGTTACGTCGGCTTGGGTATAAACCGACCGTATGGCACATGAATGAAGGACATTCGGCATTTCTGGTGCTTGAATTGTGCCGTGAATTGGTAGCACAGGGCTATAGTTTTGAAGAGGCGATGGAGCAGGTAAAAGCGCATTGTGTGTTTACCACCCATACGCCGGTTCCTGCCGGTAATGATGCCTTCCCCTTACCGATGATCGAGAAATTTTTCTGGAGCTTCTGGCCGCAATTGAACCTGACGCGCGATGAGTTCATGAATCTGGCTCTGCAAGAGCAGCATTGGGGGCCAACCTTTGCCATGACTGCGCTGGCGTTGCGGTTTTCGGCCTTCCATAACGGCGTGAGCAAACTCCACGGCCACGTTGCACGCGGCATGTGGCAATGGCTCTACCCTGGTCGTACCCAAGACGAGGTACCTATCACTTCCATTACCAATGGCGTTCACACGGCAACCTGGCTGGCGCCAGAAATACGGACCCTTTACAATTCGTACCTTGGGAAGAATTGGGAGGAAAATCTCGATGACCCGCAACTCTGGCGCAAAGTCTACCAGATTCCCGATGAGACGCTCTGGAATACCCGCCAAAAACTTAAACGCGATCTGATCGCGTTCAGTCGGCAACGGCTCCAACAGCATTATATGCGTTTAGGAATTCCGGCGCCGGTCTGGCCGGTGCTCGAAGAGAACATCCTCACGATCGGCTTTGCCCGACGTTTTGCTACCTACAAGCGGGCCACGTTGCTGTTTAAAGATGTTGAGCGTCTGAAGTACATTCTGAACCGGCCCGGTAAGCCGATCCAGATTATCTTTGCCGGTAAAGCGCATCCCAAAGATGATCCGGGTAAACAGTTCATTCAAGAGGTCTACCGTATGGCAATGCAGCCGGGTCTAGCCGGACGCATCGTGTTTCTCGAAGAGTACGATATTGCGGTCGGACGGGCGCTGGTGCAAGGGGTGGATGTCTGGCTCAACACGCCCCGCCGTCCGTATGAAGCCAGTGGTACCAGTGGTATGAAAGCCAGTCTCAACGGTGTTCCGAACTGTTCGGTGCTCGATGGCTGGTGGCCAGAGGCCTACAACGGGCGAAATGGCTGGGCGGTTGGCGAAGAGCGTGAGTATGCCAATCAGGAAGAACAAGATTGGAATGATGCGCTGTCGCTCTACCATCTGCTCGAACACGAGATTGCGCCACGCTTTTACGATAATCGTGACGCCAACGGTGTGCCGGTCGAGTGGGTGCAGATTTGTAAAGAGGCAATTGCAACCGTTGCTCCTATGTTTAGCACGCGCCGGATGCTGGCCGACTATATGCGCGAAATGTATATGCCGGTCGCCGTGCAAGGCGCGATTCCGCAGTTGTAA
- a CDS encoding L,D-transpeptidase, whose translation MMRFLGWVIGMMLALAAMPLHAQSNALYFVATGQRLDDTYGFLTAWRSSEGALTLGQPISAPFRDGDLIVQYFERGRLELHPAYNNAILRGRVGAEYVAALGKSFPPPTKTARESPDRRWFAETGYTLGAPFLTFWEMYGAVDVFGLPISEPRWEYVGGTLRLVQYFERARLEIDPRATNATHSIQIGDLGRDLARLRGIDLRPVPANNAIPVDANGQPQITLPAAPSPSATVPPAAVPTSTPVSKPATPKPPPTSHTGKQIIIDLSDQWLYALEGDRIIFDAPVSTGRDGFNTPTGYFSIYAKVREQTMRGCAGGECWVVPRVPHAMYIVGGVALHGTYWHNQFGTGIRRSHGCINLPLKAAAWLYDWAPVGTPVTVRR comes from the coding sequence ATGATGCGATTCCTTGGATGGGTAATAGGCATGATGCTGGCGTTAGCAGCGATGCCATTGCATGCCCAGAGCAATGCGCTCTATTTCGTTGCGACCGGTCAGCGCCTTGACGACACGTATGGTTTTCTGACCGCCTGGAGGTCAAGTGAAGGAGCATTGACTCTTGGTCAACCCATCAGCGCACCTTTTCGTGATGGTGATCTGATTGTTCAGTATTTTGAGCGCGGGCGCCTTGAACTTCATCCTGCCTATAACAATGCCATTTTACGCGGGCGGGTCGGCGCTGAGTATGTTGCTGCACTGGGGAAATCGTTTCCGCCACCCACCAAGACTGCACGCGAGTCACCTGATCGGCGCTGGTTTGCCGAAACCGGCTATACCCTCGGTGCGCCATTTCTTACGTTCTGGGAGATGTATGGTGCCGTTGATGTTTTTGGCTTACCGATCAGCGAACCACGGTGGGAATATGTTGGCGGCACGCTGCGACTCGTTCAATATTTTGAACGTGCCAGGTTGGAAATCGATCCACGTGCAACAAATGCAACCCATTCAATTCAGATCGGTGATCTGGGTCGCGATCTGGCCCGCTTGCGTGGCATCGATCTGCGACCAGTTCCGGCAAACAATGCGATTCCGGTCGATGCCAACGGTCAACCGCAAATCACACTCCCTGCCGCTCCGTCGCCGTCGGCTACAGTACCACCTGCCGCTGTGCCGACCTCCACACCGGTGAGCAAGCCTGCGACCCCCAAACCACCACCGACCAGCCATACCGGTAAGCAGATCATTATCGATCTCAGTGACCAGTGGCTTTATGCCCTTGAAGGTGACCGGATCATCTTCGACGCCCCCGTCTCCACCGGACGCGATGGGTTTAACACACCGACAGGGTATTTCAGCATTTACGCCAAGGTGCGCGAACAGACCATGCGTGGCTGCGCCGGCGGTGAATGCTGGGTCGTGCCGCGTGTTCCCCACGCGATGTATATTGTCGGCGGCGTAGCCTTGCACGGAACATACTGGCACAATCAATTCGGTACCGGTATACGCCGGAGCCACGGTTGCATCAACTTACCGCTTAAAGCAGCCGCCTGGCTCTACGATTGGGCGCCGGTCGGCACTCCGGTGACTGTACGGCGGTAA